One Camelus ferus isolate YT-003-E chromosome 21, BCGSAC_Cfer_1.0, whole genome shotgun sequence genomic region harbors:
- the KPRP gene encoding keratinocyte proline-rich protein, which yields MCDQPQIQCCLPQPQCFVKGSLIHPSQPLSAKSQVMVQAPYEMQIVECPAPCPVQASQVKCQAPRPSKTTQAPCQPQISWTQDAGRSEVSHVQYEAPYPVQTCFVECAPACYPEICYVGCPVHTYAPCPAPQPVRNYVAGPPVCQTQGRFSTQGRYQGSYSSCAPQHQSRASFGTSAPRCQTQGSYGGFTAQRRSQSTSRCLPPHQLQPSSRSCSPPRRSVPYYSSCLPPRCSSGSSSYCTPPRRSEPIYSSGCPRRPTSGCSQRCGPKCRIEISSPCCPKQVPPQKCSVQIPPIRRCPESCAPRPSWGTSCPELRPHVDPRPRSSFCPPQRVNQCPEPSLKPCPRPSPRPRPLPAPRMYPRPEPCASPEFRPCPPPWRLSEPSLCPEPRPAPRPHPAECELPEPCPRPQPRERPESCLPPEPIPLPPPCPSPEPCVAPPRCLGPCLGPNPMPSTGDLGCRESSPCRLDTEAPSYGPAGYNQGQESDASCRPCDVFPEPRGLGGCRHQGGTCVGVKSGVCAGAKSAYF from the coding sequence ATGTGTGACCAGCCACAGATTCAGTGTTGCCTGCCACAACCCCAGTGCTTTGTGAAGGGTTCTCTTatccacccctcccagcccctctctgccaAGAGCCAGGTGATGGTCCAAGCCCCTTATGAGATGCAAATTGTGGAGTGCCCTGCACCATGCCCAGTTCAAGCTTCCCAGGTGAAGTGCCAGGCTCCACGCCCGTCTAAGACCACCCAGGCTCCGTGCCAGCCTCAGATCTCCTGGACCCAAGACGCAGGCCGGTCTGAGGTATCCCACGTGCAATATGAAGCCCCATACCCTGTGCAGACCTGCTTTGTGGAATGTGCTCCAGCTTGCTACCCAGAAATTTGCTACGTGGGATGCCCAGTCCACACCTATGCACCCTGTCCAGCTCCTCAGCCGGTCAGGAATTATGTAGCAGGACCCCCAGTATGCCAGACGCAGGGGAGATTCTCCACCCAGGGCCGATATCAGGGCTCCTACAGCAGCTGTGCCCCCCAGCATCAGTCCCGGGCTTCATTTGGCACCTCTGCACCCCGATGCCAGACCCAGGGCTCTTATGGGGGCTTCACTGCACAGCGTCGCTCTCAGAGCACCAGCAGATGCCTCCCTCCTCACCAGCTGCAGCCTTCTAGCCGCAGCTGCTCCCCGCCGCGGCGCTCCGTGCCCTACTACAGCAGCTGCCTGCCACCAAGATGCTCCTCGGGCTCCTCCAGTTACTGCACCCCGCCCCGCCGCTCTGAGCCCATCTACAGCAGCGGCTGTCCGCGGCGTCCCACGTCAGGCTGCTCCCAGAGGTGTGGACCCAAGTGCCGAATAGAGATTTCCTCCCCGTGCTGCCCCAAGCAGGTCCCCCCTCAGAAGTGTTCTGTTCAGATTCCTCCCATCAGACGCTGCCCCGAGAGTTGTGCCCCACGACCCTCCTGGGGTACCTCCTGCCCGGAGCTGAGGCCACACGTAGATCCACGTCCACGCTCAAGCTTCTGTCCTCCGCAGCGTGTGAACCAATGTCCAGAGCCGTCACTGAAGCCATGTCCACGTCCTTCTCCACGCCCACGTCCCCTTCCGGCTCCACGCATGTACCCACGGCCAGAACCGTGTGCAAGTCCAGAGTTCCGGCCATGTCCTCCACCATGGCGACTTTCAGAACCCAGTCTGTGTCCGGAGCCACGTCCAGCCCCGCGTCCTCACCCAGCAGAGTGTGAGCTTCCAGAGCCATGTCCACGTCCACAGCCCCGTGAGCGTCCAGAATCTTGTCTGCCTCCAGAACcaattcctcttcctccaccctgcCCAAGCCCAGAGCCATGTGTGGCGCCTCCGCGTTGTCTCGGCCCATGCTTGGGCCCAAATCCAATGCCAAGCACAGGAGACCTAGGCTGTCGTGAGTCCAGTCCATGCCGCCTGGATACCGAGGCCCCCAGCTATGGCCCAGCTGGTTATAACCAGGGGCAGGAAAGTGATGCTAGCTGTAGACCTTGTGATGTGTTTCCAGAGCCGAGGGGTCTTGGTGGGTGCAGACACCAAGGAGGCACCTGTGTTGGAGTGAAAAGTGGGGTCTGTGCTGGAGCAAAGAGtgcctatttttaa